A genomic segment from Rhizobium sp. NLR16a encodes:
- the lptE gene encoding LPS assembly lipoprotein LptE — MSSDITRNAGIAMILAASAFLAACQVRPLYSENSGVAEKLSSVGFSDAASRVEQQVRNHLIFLASRGAGEAVNPQYHVQMRATSIVADTLLRQSGDTSRAGRVTVTVTYTLSSVADGRVIKAGSRQTTALVDFSEQEFAKQRAIRDAENRAADQAAEFVGADLAAALSR, encoded by the coding sequence TTGTCGTCTGATATCACCCGCAATGCCGGCATCGCCATGATCCTTGCCGCCTCGGCCTTTCTTGCGGCCTGCCAGGTTCGGCCGCTTTATTCGGAGAACTCGGGTGTTGCGGAAAAGCTGTCCTCGGTCGGCTTTTCCGATGCGGCAAGTCGCGTCGAGCAGCAGGTGCGCAATCACCTGATCTTCCTGGCATCGCGAGGCGCCGGCGAAGCGGTAAATCCACAATATCACGTCCAAATGCGCGCTACATCGATCGTCGCCGATACACTGCTGCGTCAATCCGGCGATACCTCCCGCGCCGGTCGCGTCACCGTCACCGTCACCTATACGCTGAGCTCGGTAGCCGATGGTCGCGTGATCAAGGCCGGCAGTCGCCAGACGACGGCTCTGGTCGATTTCTCCGAGCAGGAATTCGCGAAGCAAAGGGCGATCCGCGATGCCGAAAACCGCGCGGCCGACCAGGCGGCGGAATTCGTAGGAGCCGATCTCGCCGCCGCCCTCAGCCGCTGA
- the holA gene encoding DNA polymerase III subunit delta, translating into MAEIKSHEFETFLQKSAGNYRIFVIYGPDRGLVSERAGQIAGKTGVALDDPFSMTKLDIGDLQKDPGRLLDEVRSIGLFGGEKLIWIRGAANEKYLVDSLAVLAEKPLEAAHLIVEAGDLKKGSLLRKTAEAMRSIMTIPSYADDSRALNGLIDAELGAEKLGITPAARQALIALIGGDRIASRNEVRKLALYCSGLNTVEEHHVTEIIGDASAISVDDAVDAILGGDLHGFLHAMQKISSSKTAIFLVLQACLKQFQLLDMMRAEMEEKRVQAPQVMQTMGRHLHFRRKPIIEQALRHWSAENIARESNRLQAAILQSRRRQVLEDSVAMQTLLSTTLQSGRRSA; encoded by the coding sequence GTGGCTGAAATCAAGTCCCATGAATTCGAGACTTTCCTGCAGAAATCGGCGGGGAATTACCGGATTTTCGTTATTTACGGGCCGGACCGCGGTCTGGTTTCCGAACGGGCCGGCCAGATCGCCGGCAAGACCGGCGTCGCGCTCGATGATCCTTTCTCGATGACCAAACTCGATATCGGCGATCTGCAAAAGGATCCCGGACGGTTGCTTGACGAGGTTCGGTCTATCGGGCTGTTCGGCGGCGAGAAACTCATCTGGATCCGCGGTGCCGCCAACGAGAAATACCTCGTCGACTCGCTGGCGGTGCTGGCTGAAAAACCGCTCGAAGCCGCCCACCTGATCGTCGAGGCCGGCGATCTGAAAAAAGGATCCCTGCTTCGCAAGACTGCGGAAGCCATGCGATCCATCATGACGATCCCCTCCTACGCCGACGACAGCCGCGCTCTGAACGGCTTGATCGACGCTGAACTCGGGGCGGAGAAGCTTGGTATTACCCCGGCGGCCCGTCAGGCGCTGATTGCACTGATCGGCGGTGATCGCATCGCTTCTCGTAACGAAGTGCGCAAGCTCGCCCTCTATTGCAGCGGCCTTAACACGGTTGAGGAACATCACGTAACCGAAATAATTGGCGACGCCAGCGCGATATCCGTCGATGACGCCGTCGATGCTATCCTCGGCGGTGATCTCCACGGATTCCTACATGCCATGCAAAAGATCAGCAGTTCAAAAACCGCGATCTTTCTGGTGCTGCAGGCCTGTCTGAAGCAATTCCAGCTTCTGGACATGATGCGCGCTGAAATGGAAGAAAAAAGGGTACAGGCGCCTCAGGTCATGCAGACGATGGGTCGGCATCTGCATTTTCGTCGCAAGCCGATCATCGAGCAGGCACTACGCCACTGGTCGGCGGAAAACATTGCGCGTGAATCCAATCGCCTGCAAGCGGCGATCCTCCAGAGTCGGCGGCGACAGGTGCTGGAAGACAGCGTTGCAATGCAAACACTTCTCTCCACCA